The DNA region CTACCCCCACTCAGCTTCGCTGAACGCAGACATTGAAAACCAATATCTGCGCCACCCCCCCGCGGCCCTGGTGCCGCGCCTAATCGTCGTTCGCCTGCGGAAGCTCGGAAAGCGCGTCAAAGTTCGCCACCACTTCGTAGTCTTCCAGCACTCGAAGGTTCTCGTCCATTTTCAATTGGTCTTCCGCGGGCAGGGGCTGCCGCGCAGCCGCGCTTGTTGCCGGCTGCCGGGGCGAGGCTATCACCGCCACGGGCTGCTGCTGAATGGCCAACGGCTGCTGATTTTCAACCACCCCGCGGTGGCTGAAAACCACCACTCCCGCCAGAATCAGGACCATTACGGCCACCGCGACCGTCACAGCCAGAAACCCGAAAAATCGGAGATTCTGTTGCCCGTTTGCGGCCACCCGGTCGCGGATCCTGGCGTCAAACCAGGGAGAAGGCTCGGCGACGCTCCAGTAATTAAGCGCCTCCTCAAGCCTGTGGTATTCCTCCGCCGCGCGGACGCAATCGGAGCAGCCGGCAAGATGCCGGCGAACCGCTT from Terriglobia bacterium includes:
- a CDS encoding anti-sigma factor, which encodes MKCNDREKLFLFVHQMLQPEEAEAVRRHLAGCSDCVRAAEEYHRLEEALNYWSVAEPSPWFDARIRDRVAANGQQNLRFFGFLAVTVAVAVMVLILAGVVVFSHRGVVENQQPLAIQQQPVAVIASPRQPATSAAARQPLPAEDQLKMDENLRVLEDYEVVANFDALSELPQANDD